CGGCTCTACTTCATCCATGACCGCGAAATCTTTGGGCAGGTATTTCTGTTTCTTCGCGAACTCGATCAGCACATTGATGGTCTGAAGGTAGTTGTTCTTGGTGCGCCCGCTGACGGGTTTTGGCGGCAGGGAGCCCTTCTTAACCGAACCTCCGGTCGTTTTCAAATCATACACGAAGCGATTGATTTCCTCGGCGGTGAGGGCACTAATCAAGCAATTGAATCGCGCGGCCAGCTTTTCAAGTTTCTTGCGCAAGTCGTAAAGATAGCGATCACTGACCGTCTTGCTGGCGGTCTTGATCTTCGTGGCGCGGCCTTGCTCCTTGGTGGCAAGGAACTCATCCACCACCTGCTTGACTGTCCGGGGCACCACAGTTTGCGAGTGGCGCTTGGCGTAAAACCTTGCGGCCTCCAGAACGGGCACCCCGCCCAGCAGCGCAAACGCGGCGGCGAATTCCTTGCAGGCAGATTCCAAGCTGATCCCGGTGGGCTCCAGGTGGCGAAGCGCATGCACAAACGCGGCGCGGTTCTGGCTGGTCATGCTGGCACCATGCACCTCGCCCTTGACCAGATCGCGCAACACCTCTTTGCCGCGCTTGGTCGCATCACTCAAGCTGGCGAACTGCTCGCGTTTGCGGGTACCCTCCTGATAGAAAGAAATCGTGAAAGCATCATAGCCGTTACTGGTCGGCGTCAGGTAAACCTTAACGGTGATTCCACCCCGCTCCAGTTTGATGGGAAAGGCTTCATTGACGAGTTCATCCAGCACGAATTGTGCCCGCTGGCGTGCTGAATCAAGGCTGGTGAAGGTTTCTTTCTGAGGTTTTCCCTTGCGCTGAAAAAGCACCAAAAAAGTTTGGGCATCGTTGTTGGCCGGGCCAAGATCAACACAAACGGCGATTTCAGCCTTCTCGAACCGGATCGGAAACGTATCGTTATTTGTCATGAAACAAGGTTGTCAGAAATCCGTCAGAAATGCAACAACTATTTCAAAAAACCTTGTTTTAAGTGGTGCGCATAGCAGGATTTGAACCTGCACACCTTGCGGCACTACCACCTCAAAGTAGCGTGTCTGCCAATTCCACCATATGCGCACTCGACTGGGGTTAATATGGCGCAAGGGGGGTACCGGCTGCAAGTGGATTTTTGCTCGAAAAGCATTTTTCGGGCGGCATCAAGCGCGTTGGGGTGTTCTGAAATCCGAAGGCAGGACCGAACCGCAGAGAACGCGGAGATTGCAAATTGAAAATTGGAGACCGAAGACTGGAACCGCCAATCACGCCAATCACGCGAAAGGGGAAGAAAAAATTCACGCAAAGACGCGAAGGGGAAACGGGAGTTCAACCAAGCCTGATGCCGCCGGTGCGCAAAAAGGTCGCGCTTTTATGGAGCCAAACGGGAGGGTTTCCGGTATAGTTCCGTCCAATCAAAAGATTTTCCTAAGAAAACGGGTTCGAGGGTGTCATAGAGATGAAGGCAAGTGCGCACTTGACCATGATAGAACGTCAACCAGTGGATGCCGCGCCGGTGGCGGCGGCGGATTCGATTGAGGCCCTGTATGAGGCCAAAGAATCGGTCTTGCTGCTATACGCGCAACGGTTGGTCCACGATGGCGAGACCGCCCAGGATGTGGTGCAGGAAGCCTTTATGAGATTACATGCCGAATTTGAGTCCGTGAAACAGCCGGTGCCCTGGCTGTACCGGACGGTGCATAACCTGGCGCTGAATCAGTTGCGCGCCGGGCGGAAGATCGTGCCGCTGGCAGCCGAGGAGGAGAACCGGGAAACGCCCGACTACCAACCGCTGCCGGATGAGCAGATTATGCGGATGGAGGCGATTGGTGAAACACGGTTATGCCTGGAGACGCTGGAGGCCCGCCAGCAGGAGTTGATCCGGCTCAAGTTCGACGAAGGGCTATCCTACCAGGAAATCAGTGATCGCACGCAGTTGAGCACCGGCAACGTGGGCTACCTGCTGCATCATGCGTTAAAGGAGTTAGCGGCGGCACTCAAGAAAACAGGAGTTGTGTCATGAACCCGGAACCAAACCAGCGCGAGCAATGGGAAGTGCGTTTGATCGCCCTGCTGCTGGGCGAGGCCAGCTCCTCAGAGCAGGCTGAATTGAGGCGGTTGATGGAACAGGATTCCTCACTCGCCGCCTTTTACGCGGAAATGCAGCAAACCGTCGGGATGGTCAAGGAAGCCGCCCGAACGGTTCACGCCGAAGCCAAGGCCGCCAGCCAACCTGTGGCACAACCGAAACTATCGCCCGAACGCCGCGCCAAACTGCTGGAACAGTTCAAACAATCGCAGCCGAAGGCAGAGGTTCCACCGGCAGCCCAACCGGCGAATCCCCCGTACAAGCCGGGGAAGATTATTTTCCCGAATTTCATCATGCTGGCCCAGAGTTTATGGTGGCGACCGCAAGTGAAGAAGGCACTGGCCTGGGCAGCGGTGTGGTGCGTGATGGGGATCACGACCGCGTTGTTATGGCCTGGCCGTATCTATCAGGCACGAGTGCTTGCGTTTGTTAATGAGGATATGCCAGATGTGGAAGGGTTGAGTGGCGGTAGAGCAAATAATGGTGCCTTTGATCCGTTTTGGAAGGAAAGCCAAGTAGAAATCGCGCGATGGAGGGCTAAAAACCAACGCGCAGCACCAGCGACACCAACCGTTGGTGGAAATGTAAGCCATGACTTTGATCCTCATTGGATTACAACCCAAGAGGAAATAGCACGAGCTAAAACGAAATATAATGCAAACGTGGTTGGCTACCAGGCTATACCGAAATCATCCCCTGCACCAGTCCCTGGGGCGACATTCTACAGCCATAAGTCAATCGCAGGAGACAAGCTCTCTGCACCCGCCACCACCACGCCAGCCGCCATTGCGCAAAACACCAAGATATTTCTGCCGGAGGAAAGTGCCGCCGAGCAGAATTCAAGGCGGACGGATGCCGATTCCGACCATTCCTCCACCGCCGCCATAGCCGATGCAAATGGACGCAGTTTTTTCAGACATGACGAGTCAAGGGCCGTGGTGGTCAAAGGTGATGAGTCGAGGGACGTAGTGGTCAATGCCACGGCGGCCACTCCGCCGCCGGTCAACGAACCGCAAGGGGCAATGCGTGATCTCAGTCGCAAGAACGCAACCATTAACAATTACAGCCATTACGGTGGCGCCGGCGGTGGTGGTGGAGTGGGTGGTGGCACGCATAATACTTTTGCAGCAAGACAAGATGGCGCAGATGCGCAGAAAGGCATCTCCGCCAAACCAGGGTTGCAAACGGAGCAGGCATGGGGATTGGAGGCCGGCCAGGTTGCACATGCCAAAGCAAGCAGAGTACGTGAGGCTGCCAAGGCAGCGTCACCCATGGAGCAAGAAGCGGAAACGGTTGCGTTGGGAGTCGTCGCCGCACCGGTGGATTCAACCAGTGAGTTACCAGCCGAGACCAAACCAACCAGTACGATTACGCGTACCAAATCTGGAAGGGTGAGCGGCGCGGGCGGCATCTACATCCCGCAAAGCGAGGCCGCAGCCGATGCGCCCGTGGCAGTGGAAGATAACCGAACCGCAGTCATCTCTGGCAATTTGGTTTTCAATGGCGGCACTTCAATCGTGAGTGACCCGACCGGAGCTACTTCCTTGAGCGAAACACGCCAGACTGGACGGAGCCTACGGGTAACAGATGGTGACAAGGGGATAGCCGTAAATGGACCGGCACCGGAACAAGCGGGCACTGTGCAACTTCAGAATCGCGAGGAGGCTGGCAGGGAGAACGCAGAGCGAATTATGTTTGGCACTATGGCGGCGGCACCGCCACCACCCGTTGCCGCACCACAATTAACGATGGGTGATACGGCAGAACTGGCCCCAGAACCAACCGTACACAAGCGCTTGGAAGTAGCAGCAAAGGACACGTTAGCGGATTTACCCACATCGGGAAAGGCCCCGACGACTGACTGGTTGTTCGGCGCTAATGGCAAGCCCACGGGCCAAACCCAAGGCGGGGAGAAACAACAGGCCTTGGGAAGACTCTCCGCTTCCAGCGCGGTTGGCACCAAGTTAGCCAAGGCTGAGCAACAACTGTTTTGGGATGAACCGGAAGGCCGCGCGGCTGGGGTCGCCAACAAGGCTAAGGAGTCGAACTCAGACGCCATGGACCAGTTGCAGTTGGTAACGGATGCGGAGCAAGGACAGAAACAAGCTGGGTTAGCCAAAGGGGAATCCGCCCCGGCAGGATTTACGGGAGAAACATTGGACCGGGCGGCGAAGAGAAGTCCGGAACAACTTAAAAATTTGGGGGAACTTGATACCCGAGGTCTTGGGGGGGCACCCCAGAAAGCCAGAGAGCTGGAAGAATCGCTGGGGGTGTTTAGGGGGGAAATAACGGCGGACAAGGCGGTGACGATGGATGAGCGGCGGAGTAGGATAACCAAAGACGCCAAGGAAGATACGGCCAAAATGCGTTTGGGCACCAAGGCACGCCCAGAAGCGGAGAAAAAACAATTGGCCCAATTGAATGAAAAATCCAAGCTGGCACTGGATGACTTCAAAAGAACAACCGCCCCCGCCAAGCCGCAGGCTAGAGACCAAGTTGCGCTTGCTATCAAGTATCCGCAGCCGACGTTTAAAGGCACGCCGGAAGACCTCCCAGCGCTGGGCAGACCGGCAAAGGCCAAGGAGATGGCGCAAAAAGATGCGGCCGGTTTGAAGTTTTCAACTACCTCGGCTCCGGCCAAACCGCAATCTGCCGAGAATTGGAGTTATCTGGCCAGCCAAGAGAAGAACGCCGACAAGAAAGCTGCGCAAGAAGGAGGGTTAGTCAAGGCAGGCGCTGGTGTGCTGACCCTCAGTGGCGCAACCACGTTCTCCGGTGGCACGGTGATCTCGGGCGGCGTTCTGGAACTTAAGCGGGAAGCTGATGTCAAGAAAGCGCCTCCGGCCCCTCCGTTGCAGCATCAGCCGGAATATCCCACGCGGGAAAACCGATTCTCTACGTTTTCGCTGAACATCAGTGATGTGGCGTTTAAAACGGCGGCGGCCAGCCTGAATAGCGGCGAGTTGCCCGATCCGAACTCGATCCGCACCGAGGAATTCATCAATGCCTTCAATTATCACGATCCCGCCCCTGCCCCGCGTGCCAAGCTCGCGTTTGCCTGGGAACGGGCGCATTACCCATTTGCGCATAACCGGGACATCGTGCGATTCTCCGTGCAAACGGCGGCGCAAGGACGGGATGCGCAGAAACCGCTGAACCTGGTGGTGCTGCTCGACAACTCCGGTTCGATGGAGCGTCCTGATCGGGTGCAGATCGTGCATGAAGCCATGCGCGTCCTGGCCAAGCAGTTGCAACCGCAGGATCGCATCAGCGTGGTGGCCTTTGCACGCACGGCCCGTTTGAGTGTGGATGGCCTGGCGGGCGGCAAACCGGAGGCCTTGCTCAGCCAGGTGCTGAGCCTGGTGCCGGAAGGCGGCACAGACCTTGAGGCCGGGCTGGACCTAGCCTATGCGACGGTAGCCAAGCATTTCCAGCCCAAGGGCAATAACCGCGTGATCCTGCTCACCGACGGCGCGGCCAACCTGGGGAACGTGGAACCCGAGGATCTGAAAAGCAAAGTGGTGGAACAACGCAAGAAAGGCATCGCGCTGGATTGCTTCGGAATCGGTTGGGAGGAGTATAACGATGACCTGCTGGAGCTGCTCTCGCGCAATGCGGATGGCCGTTATGCCTTTCTGAATCAGCCCGATGAGGCAGGGCCGGAGTTTGCGAACAAACTCGCAGGCGCATTGAATGTGGCGGCATCCGACGTGAAGACACAGGTGGAATTCAATCCGCAACGGGTAACGGTGTTCCGCCAGGTGGGTTACGCCAAACATCAGCTCACCAAGGAACAGTTCCGCGACAACACGGTGGACGCGGCGGAAATTGCCGCCGCCGAAGCGGGTAACGCGTTATATGTCATCGAGGTAAACCCACAAGGTCAAGGGGCACTGGGCGTGGTGCGGGTGCGCTACAAAGACCCGGAGACCGGTGAGTATTTGGAAAAAGAATGGGAACTGTCCTATCAAGGCCAGGTGCCGGAGTTGGACCAAGCCAGCCCAGCGATGCGCCTGGCAACCACGGCGGGAGCCTTTGGCGAGTGGCTGGCGCGGAATCCATACGCGGACGGCGTGCGCCTCAAAGAGTTGCCGAATTATCTCACGGGCATACCGGAAGGGTTCAGCCCGGACCCGCGGCCGAAACAGTTGGTTACGATGATACGGCAGGCGATTGGGGTGGAGGGGAAGTGAATGCGGATTGCGGAATGATTAAGGCAGAAGTTAGGAGTTAGAGAACGCGAAGATTGCAAATTGAAAATTGTAAAATGCAAATTGGGGACCGAGGACTGGAACCGCCAAACACGCGAAATACGCGAAAGGGGGCAGGAACTCATGCGGAGACGCGGAGATAAATCCGAAGTCCGAAATTTAGCAGAAAAATGGATGGCAGAAAAATGAAATTACAAAATCATGAAGTCAGGAGCTAGGACCGAACCGCAGAGAACGCAAGGGTAGAAGATTGAAAACCGAAAGCCGGATTTTTAACCACGGATAGCACGGATGGCACGGATAAAAAAAGGCAGAAGTTAGAATGATTTAAATATATGAAGATGAATTATTGCAGGTTGTGGAGTATGACAGGCGTACTGGCTATGGCATTGGCGGGGACTGCTTTTGGGGCGGGCACACCGGTGGAGAGCCTGACGTTTAATGGGCAGGTGGATACCAACCAGGCCAGCTTCATGCTCACCGGTAGATTGCGCGGCAGCGGGCCGGAGGAGGTTGAGCCCAAGCTGATTTATTCGCTATCCGCCAACGCGCGCGTGACGTTTGAGACGGAACTGATTTCGCAGACGTGCGAGCTGAAGGCCAAGATTCACCAGGGACGCTTGAAGGAACTGGTTCTGGCCATGCGCGGGAATGGCGAAGTAACCAACGTCGCGGGCAGCGACGTGAAGGATTGGAGCATCCGGTCGGATGGCCGGGGCGGCAAGTTCCTGGTGATCCGGCCCACGGATCTGGCCACAAACGTGGTGCGCAAGGAACTGGCCGCGACCATTCACGGGCGGCTGCCATTCAAAAAACTGCCGGTGGATTTTTCACCGTTGAGTTTTGTGCCGGAGAATGCGGCGCTATTTGATGGGGCACTGGAAATCAAGCCCACCGAGGCCGTGGAACTGGCCATCGCCAATATCAGCGGGCTGATGCTCGTGCGCACGGAAACCACCGTGAGCACCGAACCACGGGAACTGCCGCTCATTCCCAACCAGCCGTTTCAATTCCGCTTCGCCGGCGGGGAATATGGGTTATCCGTACAGGTGCGCGAGCGCGATGCGGACGGCCGCAAGGTAATCTGGGACAAGTTCCAAATGACCGGGGAACTGAAGCCGCAGAATGCCGCCTTCACGCTGAGCGGCGAGGCGGTGGTGCGACATCCGGAAGGCGGCACCTTGGCGGTGCTGGCGGGCGACGCCGCTTTGACCGACCTCCCCACCGGGGTGGAAATGACCTTTGACCAAGGGCGCTACCTGCTGCGTTTCCGCAAGCCGGGCATCTACCCGATCGCGCTCAAGTTCAACGCCAAGGTGACGCCGCAAGACGTGTGGAACAGTGTAAATTTTGAGGTCGTGGCCAGTTCACTACGGCCCGTGGTGCTCAAGGGACTGCCCAGCGACACGCAATTTCAATTTGCGGGCGCAGCCAAACCGGAGCGGCAGGGTGAGGATTTCGTCAGTTTCCTGCCTTCCGCCGGACGGGTACAACTGCAATGGAAAGAGGCCAAGCGGGAAGAGCTGGGCAAGCTGTTTTATTCCGTGCAGGGGACGGTTCATATGGCGATGGGGCCGGGCTTGCTGCGGCAGGCGTACCTGATGGATTACCGGGTGATGCAGGGGGAATTGACCCAGTTGATCTTCGATCTCACCGGGGAGGGAGAAGTCACCCGCATTCGCGGCAACGATATTCTCTCGTGGAAAGTGGAAGGCACGGCGGCGGCAAAAAATCGGCGTTTACTCGTGCAGTTGAACCAGCCGTGCAAAGACAGTTACCAGGTGGTGATCCAATTGCAGACGCCGCTGGGAGTGTTCCCCGTGCAGGTGCAACCGTTGCGCCTGGCCCCGGTCCAGGCCATTCGTTATGGCGGGCACCTGCTGGTGGTCAACGATGGGGCGGTGCGGTTGGAGGTAACGGACACCAAGGGGCTTTCGCAAATATCCCCGGACATCTTCCCCCAGAGCAAGGAATTGCAAGAAGCGGGGGTACCGCGCGGCAGCCAGGCCTTTGCGTATCGCTTTGCGGGCGGGGACTATTCCCTGACTTTGCAGGCAGACCATATCCTGCCGGAGTTATCCATCTCGCAAGTGCTGCTCTATCACTTGGGCGAGACGGAGACGGCGATTGATGCCGAGTTGGAATTGGAAATCCGTGACGCACCGCTGCGCGAGTTTAATTTGCGGATACCGTCGGATTTCAGCGTATCCAAACTCCAGGTGGCACAATTGGCAGACTACTTTGTGACAGCCGAACCGAACACCGGCTGGTCCAAGTTGCGCCTGGTATTCACGGCTCCGTTGACGGGCCGTCAGATCATCCAGTTGCGCCTGGGCAAAAACCAGACGGCCAACGCCGGTGCGTGGGCGCTGCCGGTGCTGCAACCGCAAGGGGTGAAATCGGTGCGCGGGTTTGTGGGAGTCTCAGCGGATACGGGTTTCCGCCTCACCCCCGGACGATTGAGCGGGTTGACGGAAATTGCCACCGCCTTTTTCCCGAAGAAAATTGCCGGTCTGCAACAAGCCTGGCGTTTGCGCGAGGATAACTGGGAGGCCAGTGTCAACGTGGAGCGGCTGACACTGACGGTGCAAGTGGATGGATTGCATTTATTCACGGTGAAGGACGGCATTGTGTACGGCAGTTCGGTGATCAACTACCTCATCGCGGGCGCGCCGGTGAGCATGCTAAAAATTGTGGTGCCGGCGGAATACGGCAATATCGAATTTTCCGGCAAAGACGTGCGCAACTGGAAAAAGGCTGACACCGGGTACGAGGTGTATTTGCACACGCCGGTCTATGGAAACTACACTTTG
This Verrucomicrobiota bacterium DNA region includes the following protein-coding sequences:
- a CDS encoding von Willebrand factor type A domain-containing protein, yielding MNPEPNQREQWEVRLIALLLGEASSSEQAELRRLMEQDSSLAAFYAEMQQTVGMVKEAARTVHAEAKAASQPVAQPKLSPERRAKLLEQFKQSQPKAEVPPAAQPANPPYKPGKIIFPNFIMLAQSLWWRPQVKKALAWAAVWCVMGITTALLWPGRIYQARVLAFVNEDMPDVEGLSGGRANNGAFDPFWKESQVEIARWRAKNQRAAPATPTVGGNVSHDFDPHWITTQEEIARAKTKYNANVVGYQAIPKSSPAPVPGATFYSHKSIAGDKLSAPATTTPAAIAQNTKIFLPEESAAEQNSRRTDADSDHSSTAAIADANGRSFFRHDESRAVVVKGDESRDVVVNATAATPPPVNEPQGAMRDLSRKNATINNYSHYGGAGGGGGVGGGTHNTFAARQDGADAQKGISAKPGLQTEQAWGLEAGQVAHAKASRVREAAKAASPMEQEAETVALGVVAAPVDSTSELPAETKPTSTITRTKSGRVSGAGGIYIPQSEAAADAPVAVEDNRTAVISGNLVFNGGTSIVSDPTGATSLSETRQTGRSLRVTDGDKGIAVNGPAPEQAGTVQLQNREEAGRENAERIMFGTMAAAPPPPVAAPQLTMGDTAELAPEPTVHKRLEVAAKDTLADLPTSGKAPTTDWLFGANGKPTGQTQGGEKQQALGRLSASSAVGTKLAKAEQQLFWDEPEGRAAGVANKAKESNSDAMDQLQLVTDAEQGQKQAGLAKGESAPAGFTGETLDRAAKRSPEQLKNLGELDTRGLGGAPQKARELEESLGVFRGEITADKAVTMDERRSRITKDAKEDTAKMRLGTKARPEAEKKQLAQLNEKSKLALDDFKRTTAPAKPQARDQVALAIKYPQPTFKGTPEDLPALGRPAKAKEMAQKDAAGLKFSTTSAPAKPQSAENWSYLASQEKNADKKAAQEGGLVKAGAGVLTLSGATTFSGGTVISGGVLELKREADVKKAPPAPPLQHQPEYPTRENRFSTFSLNISDVAFKTAAASLNSGELPDPNSIRTEEFINAFNYHDPAPAPRAKLAFAWERAHYPFAHNRDIVRFSVQTAAQGRDAQKPLNLVVLLDNSGSMERPDRVQIVHEAMRVLAKQLQPQDRISVVAFARTARLSVDGLAGGKPEALLSQVLSLVPEGGTDLEAGLDLAYATVAKHFQPKGNNRVILLTDGAANLGNVEPEDLKSKVVEQRKKGIALDCFGIGWEEYNDDLLELLSRNADGRYAFLNQPDEAGPEFANKLAGALNVAASDVKTQVEFNPQRVTVFRQVGYAKHQLTKEQFRDNTVDAAEIAAAEAGNALYVIEVNPQGQGALGVVRVRYKDPETGEYLEKEWELSYQGQVPELDQASPAMRLATTAGAFGEWLARNPYADGVRLKELPNYLTGIPEGFSPDPRPKQLVTMIRQAIGVEGK
- a CDS encoding RNA polymerase sigma factor, whose translation is MIERQPVDAAPVAAADSIEALYEAKESVLLLYAQRLVHDGETAQDVVQEAFMRLHAEFESVKQPVPWLYRTVHNLALNQLRAGRKIVPLAAEEENRETPDYQPLPDEQIMRMEAIGETRLCLETLEARQQELIRLKFDEGLSYQEISDRTQLSTGNVGYLLHHALKELAAALKKTGVVS
- a CDS encoding site-specific integrase, which gives rise to MTNNDTFPIRFEKAEIAVCVDLGPANNDAQTFLVLFQRKGKPQKETFTSLDSARQRAQFVLDELVNEAFPIKLERGGITVKVYLTPTSNGYDAFTISFYQEGTRKREQFASLSDATKRGKEVLRDLVKGEVHGASMTSQNRAAFVHALRHLEPTGISLESACKEFAAAFALLGGVPVLEAARFYAKRHSQTVVPRTVKQVVDEFLATKEQGRATKIKTASKTVSDRYLYDLRKKLEKLAARFNCLISALTAEEINRFVYDLKTTGGSVKKGSLPPKPVSGRTKNNYLQTINVLIEFAKKQKYLPKDFAVMDEVEPAEEADFEIEIFTAEEISKILAAAHTDILPVVAIGAFAGIRTAEISRLDWAEVNLEKRLIEIKQGKAKTRSRRLVPFTENLALWLKPYAKPSGPVWPHSEPFMFEMIRDAAKDAGVKWKHNALRHSFISYRVAKVKNVAEVAMEAGNSPDMIFKHYRELVSEEAATTWFGITPEAVAKAKEQWQTEQAAQVVCRHS